One segment of Panthera uncia isolate 11264 chromosome A3 unlocalized genomic scaffold, Puncia_PCG_1.0 HiC_scaffold_12, whole genome shotgun sequence DNA contains the following:
- the MPV17 gene encoding protein Mpv17 isoform X1 produces MALWRAYQRALTVHPWKVQFLTAGSLMGLGDIISQQLVERRGLREHQTGRTLTMVSVGCGFVGPVVGGWYRVLDRLVPGTTKVDALKKMLLDQGGFAPCFLGCFLPLVGALNGLSAQDNWAKLRRDYPDALITNYYLWPAVQLANFYLVPLHYRLAVVQCVAVLWNSYLSWKAHRL; encoded by the exons ATGGCACTCTGGCGGGCATACCAGCGAGCCCTGACTGTTCACCCGTGGAAAGTACAGTTCCTGACAGCTG GGTCCCTGATGGGCCTGGGTGACATTATCTCACAGCAGCTGGTGGAGAGGCGAGGTCTGCGGGAACACCAGACTGGCCGGACCCTGACCATGGTCTCTGTGGGCTGTGGCTTTGTG GGCCCCGTAGTGGGAGGCTGGTACAGGGTTTTGGACCGGCTCGTCCCTGGCACCACCAAGGTGGATGCGCTGAAGAAGATGCTGTTGGATCAG GGGGGCTTTGCCCCTTGTTTTCTAGGCTGTTTCCTCCCACTGGTAGGAGCACTCAACGGACTGTCAGCCCAGGACAACTGGGCCAAGCTACGGCGG GACTATCCTGATGCCCTCATCACCAACTACTAT CTCTGGCCTGCTGTGCAGTTAGCCAACTTCTACCTGGTCCCCCTTCATTACAG ACTGGCCGTTGTCCAGTGTGTGGCTGTTCTCTGGAATTCCTACCTGTCCTGGAAGGCTCACCGGCTCTAG
- the GTF3C2 gene encoding general transcription factor 3C polypeptide 2: protein MDTCGVGCVALGEAGPVRNMTVVDSPGQEVLNQFDVTASSEITSAEASIEMSLPPPLPGFEDSLDESRLPPEQESFSRLEQQDLSSEMSKVSKPRASKPGRKRGGRTRKGPKRPQQPNPPSAPLVPGLLDQSSPLSAPMPKKRGRRSKAELLLLKLSKDLDQPESPPPKRPPEDFETPPGERPRRRAAQVALLYLQELAEELSTTLPAPVPRPESPKVSSPAQPNKSQPQAACQGGEEENNTARDEDFVLQVEAEDGNESEAPSEISSDPEPAVPRSTPRGSTSGKQKPHCRGMAPNGLPNHIMAPVWKCLHLTKDLREQKHSYWEFAEWIPLAWKWHLLSELEAAPYLPQQEKSPLFSVQREGLPEDGTLYRINRFSSITAHPERWDVSFFTGGPLWALDWCPVPEGASASQYVALFSSPDMNETHALSQLHSGPGLLQLWGLGTLQQESCPGNRAHFVYGIACDHGCIWDLKFCPSGAWELPGTPRKAPLLPRLGLLALACSDGKVLLFSLPHPEALLAQQPPDAVKPAIYKVQCVATLQVGSMQASDPSECGQCLSLAWMPTRPHHHLAAGYYNGMVVFWNLPTSSPLQRIRLSDGSLKLYPFQCFLAHDQAVRALQWCKANSHFLVSAGSDRKIKFWDLRRPYEPINSIKRFLSTELAWLLPYNGVTVAQDNCYASYGLCGIHYIDAGYLGFKAYFTAPRKGTVWSLSGSDWLGTIAAGDISGELIAAILPDMALNPINVKRPVERRFPIYKADLMPYQDSPEGRDRSASSEAPNPPKARTYAETVSHHYLLFQDTDLGSFHDLLHREPMLRMQEGEGHSQLCLDRLQLEAIHKVRFSPNLDSYGWLVSGGQSGLVRIHFVRGLTSPLGHRMQLESRAHFTAMFQPSSPIKGPGFPPTSHRLLPSP from the exons ATGGATACCTGCGGGGTCGGCTGTGTTGCCCTGGGGGAGGCCGGCCCCGTGAGGAACATGACTGTGGTAGACTCTCCTGGACAAGAGGTGCTAAACCAGTTTGATGTCACGGCCTCTTCAGAAATAACCAGTGCTGAGGCTTCCATAGAGATGTCTTTACCTCCACCTTTGCCTGGATTTGAGGATTCTCTTGATGAGAGCAGGCTCCCTCCAGAACAAGAAAGCTTCTCCAGACTTGAACAGCAAG ATCTTTCTTCAGAGATGTCAAAGGTCTCAAAACCTAGGGCCTCAAAGCCTGGCCGGAAGAGAGGTGGTAGGACACGGAAAGGCCCCAAAAGGCCCCAACAACCTAATCCTCCGTCAGCCCCTCTGGTTCCTGGTCTCTTAGATCAATCCAGCCCTCTATCTGCCCCCATGCCTAAGAAACGAGGTCGAAGGTCCAAGGCAGAGCTGCTACTGCTGAAGTTGTCCAAAGACCTAGATCAGCCAGAGTCTCCACCTCCAAAGAGGCCCCCTGAGGACTTTGAGACCCCTCCTGGGGAACGACCCCGCCGAAGGGCTGCCCAAGT GGCACTTCTGTACCTTCAGGAACTGGCTGAAGAGCTCTCAACAACCCTGCCTGCTCCAGTGCCCCGTCCCGAGAGCCCCAAAGTGAGCAGCCCTGCCCAACCAAATAAAAGCCAGCCACAGGCAGCCTGTCAAGGTGGAGAAGAAGAGAATAACACTGCACGGGATGAAGACTTTGTTCTCCAGGTTGAGGCTGAAGATGGAAATGAAAGCGAGGCTCCAAGCGAGATCTCATCTGACCCCGAGCCTGCGGTGCCTCGGAGCACCCCACGAGGATCCACTTCCGGG AAACAGAAGCCACACTGCCGGGGAATGGCTCCCAATGGCTTACCAAATCACATCATGGCTCCAGTTTGGAAGTGCCTCCATCTCACCAAGGACCT CCGAGAACAGAAGCACTCGTACTGGGAGTTTGCAGAGTGGATTCCGTTAGCCTGGAAGTGGCACTTGTTGTCTGAACT TGAGGCGGCGCCCTACCTGCCCCAGCAGGAGAAGTCTCCACTGTTCTCTGTACAGCGTGAAGGACTTCCTGAAGATGGCACACTCTACCGAATAAACAG ATTTAGCTCGATCACAGCACACCCAGAGCGCTGGGATGTGTCCTTCTTCACAGGGGGACCCCTCTGGGCTCTGGATTGGTGCCCAGTGCCAGAGGGGGCATCAGCTTCGCAGTATGTGGCCCTCTTCTCCAGCCCTGACATGAATGAGACACACGCACTGAGCCAGCTTCATTCGGGTCCCGGGCTGCTCCAACTCTGGGGCCTCGGGACCTTGCAGCAAGAAAGCTG TCCTGGCAACAGGGCCCACTTTGTCTACGGGATTGCTTGTGACCATGGCTGCATCTGGGACCTCAAGTTCTGCCCCAGTGGAGCATGGGAACTTCCAGGCACCCCTCGGAAG GCTCCTCTTCTGCCCCGATTGGGCCTCTTGGCTCTTGCCTGCTCAGATGGGAAGGTGCTGCTGTTCAGTCTGCCCCATCCAGAGGCTCTGCTGGCTCAACAGCCCCCAG ATGCAGTGAAGCCTGCCATCTATAAG GTACAATGTGTGGCGACCCTTCAGGTGGGGTCTATGCAAGCTTCGGACCCCTCTGAGTGTGGTCAGTGCCTTAGCCTGGCCTGGATGCCCACCCGGCCCCACCACCACCTGGCTGCTGGCTACTATAatg GCATGGTGGTTTTCTGGAACCTTCCCACCAGCTCACCCCTGCAGCGGATACGGCTCTCTGACGGCTCCTTGAAACTCTACCCTTTCCAGTGTTTCCTAGCCCATGACCAGGCTGTGCGTGCCCTTCAGTGGTGCAAAGCTAACAG TCATTTCCTCGTCTCTGCGGGAAGTGACCGCAAAATCAAATTCTGGGACCTTCGACGACCTTATGAACCCATAAACTCTATCAAGCGCTTCTTGAGTACAGAGCTGGCCTGGCTGCTCCCCTACAATGGTGTCACTGTGGCTCAGGACAACTGCTATGCCTC TTATGGACTCTGTGGAATTCATTATATTGATGCTGGTTACCTTGGTTTCAAGGCCTATTTCACTGCTCCTCGAAAAGGCACTGTCTGG AGTCTTTCAGGATCCGACTGGCTTGGAACAATAGCCGCGGGAGATATATCCGGGGAGCTCATTGCAGCTATATTGCCAGATATGGCACTGAACCCAATAAATGTCAAGCGACCTGTAGAGCGAAGATTC CCTATATATAAAGCAGATCTGATGCCATATCAGGACAGCCCTGAAGGTCGAGACCGTTCTGCTTCATCGGAGGCCCCCAACCCTCCCAAGGCTCGAACTTACGCTGAAACTGTCAGCCATCACTACTTGCTGTTTCAAGACACAGATTTG GGTTCCTTCCACGATCTGCTCCACAGAGAGCCAATGCTGCGCATGCAGGAAGGAGAGGGGCATTCGCAGCTCTGCCTGGACAGGCTGCAGCTGGAGGCTATCCACAAG GTCCGCTTCAGCCCAAACCTGGATTCCTATGGATGGCTGGTATCTGGGGGACAGTCAGGGCTGGTTCGGATCCATTTTGTCCGTGGACTCACCTCACCGCTGGGCCACCGTATGCAGCTTGAAAGCCGAGCCCACTTCACTGCTATGTTCCAGCCGTCCTCCCCTATCAAAGGGCCCGGCTTCCCTCCAACTAGCCATCGCCTTCTGCCCAGTCCCTAG
- the MPV17 gene encoding protein Mpv17 isoform X2, with the protein MALWRAYQRALTVHPWKVQFLTAGSLMGLGDIISQQLVERRGLREHQTGRTLTMVSVGCGFVGPVVGGWYRVLDRLVPGTTKVDALKKMLLDQGGFAPCFLGCFLPLVGALNGLSAQDNWAKLRRDYPDALITNYYTGRCPVCGCSLEFLPVLEGSPALGPPHSIACTCGDAA; encoded by the exons ATGGCACTCTGGCGGGCATACCAGCGAGCCCTGACTGTTCACCCGTGGAAAGTACAGTTCCTGACAGCTG GGTCCCTGATGGGCCTGGGTGACATTATCTCACAGCAGCTGGTGGAGAGGCGAGGTCTGCGGGAACACCAGACTGGCCGGACCCTGACCATGGTCTCTGTGGGCTGTGGCTTTGTG GGCCCCGTAGTGGGAGGCTGGTACAGGGTTTTGGACCGGCTCGTCCCTGGCACCACCAAGGTGGATGCGCTGAAGAAGATGCTGTTGGATCAG GGGGGCTTTGCCCCTTGTTTTCTAGGCTGTTTCCTCCCACTGGTAGGAGCACTCAACGGACTGTCAGCCCAGGACAACTGGGCCAAGCTACGGCGG GACTATCCTGATGCCCTCATCACCAACTACTAT ACTGGCCGTTGTCCAGTGTGTGGCTGTTCTCTGGAATTCCTACCTGTCCTGGAAGGCTCACCGGCTCTAGGCCCGCCTCACTCCATTGCCTGCACTTGCGGGGATGCCGCTTGA
- the UCN gene encoding urocortin, which translates to MRQVGRAALLAALLLLAALRPGSSQWSPEAAVAGVRDPSLRWSPGARNQDGGARALLLLLAERFPRRAGPGGWGPRTAGERPRRDDPPLSIDLTFHLLRTLLELARTQSQRERAEQNRIIFESVGK; encoded by the coding sequence ATGAGGCAGGTGGGACGCGCGGCGCTGCTGGCGGCGCTGCTGCTCCTGGCGGCGCTGCGCCCGGGGAGCAGCCAGTGGAGCCCGGAGGCGGCGGTGGCGGGGGTCCGGGACCCGAGTCTGCGCTGGAGCCCTGGGGCGCGGAACCAGGACGGCGGGGCCCGCGCGCTACTCTTGCTGCTGGCCGAGCGCTTCCCGCGCCGCGCGGGGCCGGGAGGATGGGGACCCCGGACTGCGGGAGAGCGGCCGAGACGGGACGACCCTCCGCTATCCATTGACCTCACCTTCCACCTGCTGCGGACCCTGCTGGAGCTGGCGCGGACGCAGAGTCAGCGGGAGCGCGCCGAGCAGAACCGCATTATATTCGAGTCCGTGGGCAAGTGA
- the MPV17 gene encoding protein Mpv17 isoform X3: MALWRAYQRALTVHPWKVQFLTAGSLMGLGDIISQQLVERRGLREHQTGRTLTMVSVGCGFVGPVVGGWYRVLDRLVPGTTKVDALKKMLLDQGGFAPCFLGCFLPLVGALNGLSAQDNWAKLRRLWPAVQLANFYLVPLHYRLAVVQCVAVLWNSYLSWKAHRL, encoded by the exons ATGGCACTCTGGCGGGCATACCAGCGAGCCCTGACTGTTCACCCGTGGAAAGTACAGTTCCTGACAGCTG GGTCCCTGATGGGCCTGGGTGACATTATCTCACAGCAGCTGGTGGAGAGGCGAGGTCTGCGGGAACACCAGACTGGCCGGACCCTGACCATGGTCTCTGTGGGCTGTGGCTTTGTG GGCCCCGTAGTGGGAGGCTGGTACAGGGTTTTGGACCGGCTCGTCCCTGGCACCACCAAGGTGGATGCGCTGAAGAAGATGCTGTTGGATCAG GGGGGCTTTGCCCCTTGTTTTCTAGGCTGTTTCCTCCCACTGGTAGGAGCACTCAACGGACTGTCAGCCCAGGACAACTGGGCCAAGCTACGGCGG CTCTGGCCTGCTGTGCAGTTAGCCAACTTCTACCTGGTCCCCCTTCATTACAG ACTGGCCGTTGTCCAGTGTGTGGCTGTTCTCTGGAATTCCTACCTGTCCTGGAAGGCTCACCGGCTCTAG